In one window of Falco cherrug isolate bFalChe1 chromosome 10, bFalChe1.pri, whole genome shotgun sequence DNA:
- the MANBAL gene encoding protein MANBAL: MAAELDFSPPEIPEPTFMENVLRYGLFFGAIFQLVCVLAIILPVSKSHKTDSDSFEPKNSETVKKPKATAPQISKKPKKETKKKR, translated from the exons ATGGCTGCTGAGCTGGATTTCTCCCCACCTGAAATCCCTGAGCCTACATTCATGGAGAATGTTCTACGCTACGGACTCTTCTTTGGAGCCATTTTCCAGCTTGTCTGTGTGCTAGCCATAATCCTGCCAGTTTCAAAGTCCCATAAAACA GACTCGGACAGTTTTGAGCCTAAGAATTCAGAGACAGTGAAGAAGCCAAAGGCAACTGCTCCACAGATAAGCAAGAAACCCAAGAAGGAAACCAAAAAGAAACGATAA